In Candidatus Zixiibacteriota bacterium, one genomic interval encodes:
- a CDS encoding permease-like cell division protein FtsX: MTYFLLATREVIRAISHQFWAFIGTVLTVFLAMLVAGSFAIITKNIGLALDKFRSEATLELYLESEIDSLTKEAIQNQLAANKYVLKINYISKDMALFRLRETFGQEMVAGLKTNPLPESYEITLEPEVYDKDKFKELVDYLNKLPGVEDIGYVPSVISKVKYIFNTTAMLGAVLGLLVILATGFIVGNTIHVRIAEKRHTFYIMRLVGAGNGFIYAPYLMLGTLIGLLGSILSILILWFGMINFNVDVLQICFLNHIEIASFILAGGLVGFTGSYIALKKFLDV, from the coding sequence TTGACCTATTTTCTTCTGGCAACAAGAGAGGTCATCAGAGCGATATCACATCAGTTCTGGGCATTCATAGGAACAGTGCTGACAGTATTTTTAGCGATGTTGGTAGCCGGCAGCTTCGCAATTATCACAAAGAATATAGGTTTGGCGCTGGATAAATTCAGATCGGAAGCGACCTTAGAATTATACCTTGAAAGCGAGATTGATTCTCTTACAAAAGAAGCAATACAAAATCAGCTTGCTGCTAATAAATATGTCCTTAAAATCAATTATATTTCCAAAGATATGGCGCTTTTCAGATTGCGGGAAACATTCGGTCAGGAAATGGTCGCCGGATTAAAAACCAATCCACTGCCGGAATCGTATGAGATAACATTAGAGCCGGAGGTTTATGATAAGGATAAATTCAAGGAACTGGTTGATTACTTAAACAAGCTTCCGGGAGTTGAGGATATCGGTTATGTCCCATCGGTAATATCAAAGGTGAAATATATTTTCAATACAACAGCCATGCTTGGCGCAGTCTTGGGTCTTTTAGTGATTTTAGCAACCGGATTTATTGTCGGCAATACTATTCATGTAAGGATAGCTGAAAAACGGCATACATTTTATATAATGCGGCTTGTTGGCGCAGGTAATGGATTTATTTACGCTCCATACCTTATGCTTGGAACCCTGATTGGTTTGCTGGGAAGCATATTGTCTATTCTAATCTTATGGTTTGGTATGATAAATTTTAATGTCGATGTCCTGCAAATTTGCTTTTTAAATCATATTGAGATTGCAAGCTTCATTCTTGCCGGCGGATTAGTTGGTTTTACCGGAAGCTATATCGCTTTGAAAAAATTTCTGGATGTTTGA
- a CDS encoding ATP-binding cassette domain-containing protein, with product MLTIRNLRKSYTPGEAIFRDVSLNLAKGEMAFLVGPSGVGKSTLIQMIYLEEKPDSGEIILGSNNYSTLKKKQIPQLRRQLGVIFQDFKLIPERTAKENIALALEVAGKSRKEISQRIGDLLRLVGLLHRKNNYPDQLSGGECQRVATARALANEPLLLLADEPTGNLDYDNSQSLLELLEKINIQGCSILMATHSLSLISSMPYRKLYLDKGKIREEQP from the coding sequence ATGCTGACTATTCGCAATCTCAGGAAATCATACACGCCGGGCGAGGCGATATTTCGGGATGTGTCGCTGAATCTTGCTAAAGGCGAGATGGCATTCTTAGTGGGACCATCTGGTGTTGGCAAAAGCACTCTCATACAGATGATATACCTCGAGGAGAAACCCGATTCCGGCGAGATTATACTTGGCTCTAACAATTATTCTACATTAAAGAAAAAGCAGATACCTCAATTGCGCCGTCAATTGGGCGTGATATTTCAGGATTTCAAGCTAATACCCGAAAGGACCGCTAAGGAAAATATCGCCTTAGCCTTGGAGGTAGCAGGCAAATCCAGAAAAGAGATTTCCCAGAGAATCGGCGACCTTCTAAGATTAGTGGGGCTTTTACACCGCAAAAATAATTATCCCGACCAGCTCTCAGGCGGCGAATGCCAGCGAGTGGCAACCGCCCGCGCCTTAGCTAATGAACCGCTGCTGCTTTTAGCGGATGAGCCTACCGGTAATCTCGATTATGACAACTCCCAGTCGCTCTTAGAATTGTTGGAGAAAATCAATATCCAGGGATGTTCCATTCTGATGGCTACTCATAGCCTCAGTCTGATTTCCTCAATGCCTTATCGCAAGCTGTATTTAGATAAGGGGAAAATCAGAGAGGAGCAACCTTGA
- a CDS encoding helix-turn-helix transcriptional regulator codes for MKTRKIYNRISVLRQERGVSRKELAEKIGVNFQTVGYLERGEYNPSLDLAFKISEYFDLPVEFIFSTEPLEALSRELLSLKYKKGE; via the coding sequence ATGAAAACAAGAAAAATTTACAATAGGATATCGGTGCTTCGCCAAGAAAGAGGTGTTTCACGAAAAGAATTAGCTGAAAAAATAGGAGTTAATTTTCAAACCGTAGGGTATCTTGAGAGAGGGGAATATAACCCGAGTTTGGATTTGGCGTTTAAAATAAGCGAATATTTTGACCTTCCGGTCGAATTTATTTTTTCGACTGAGCCGTTAGAGGCCTTGAGCCGGGAATTATTAAGTTTAAAGTATAAGAAAGGAGAATAA
- a CDS encoding saccharopine dehydrogenase NADP-binding domain-containing protein has product MKSVLVLGAGLVTKPLVQYLLKYDFRVRVASRTVSKAEKLVGNHPNGEAIQWTVDKKDELKKMVSESDLVVSLLPAAYHTMVAEMCIELGTNMATTSYVSPAMKALDEPAKKAGVVILNESGVDPGIDHMSAMRIIDDVKKKGGKVVSFMSYCGGLPAPEANTNPYGYKFSWSPKGVLLAGRNNAKYRKDGKEILVPGPELFSHYWHLEVPGIGELEAYPNRDSLGYIDIYGLQGISTMFRGTFRYKGWCDTLKATADMGYLDDTEKDWTGKTYADLGWELVGKKPSGDLRAAFAEKLNIPTDSFILDRFEWLGLFSNDPLPIDKGGVIDILTARKLEKMPYKDGERDMIILYHNFIAEYPNGKKEEITSTLIDYGIPHGDSSMSRTVSLPAAIGSRMILDGKFDKPGVWVPVIPELYNPVLDELETLDIKCVEKSKVL; this is encoded by the coding sequence ATGAAATCCGTTTTGGTTCTTGGCGCGGGTTTAGTAACAAAGCCCCTGGTTCAGTATCTTTTAAAGTATGATTTTCGTGTGCGCGTTGCCAGCCGCACGGTAAGCAAAGCCGAGAAACTGGTCGGCAATCACCCCAACGGCGAAGCCATACAATGGACTGTCGATAAAAAAGACGAATTAAAGAAGATGGTAAGCGAATCTGATTTAGTAGTAAGCCTTCTGCCAGCCGCCTATCATACGATGGTAGCAGAGATGTGTATCGAACTTGGCACAAACATGGCCACTACTTCTTATGTCAGCCCGGCTATGAAAGCTCTTGATGAACCCGCCAAAAAAGCCGGCGTGGTGATTCTAAACGAAAGCGGCGTCGATCCCGGTATCGACCATATGTCCGCTATGCGCATCATTGATGATGTCAAGAAAAAGGGCGGCAAGGTTGTCAGTTTCATGTCATACTGCGGCGGACTTCCCGCCCCCGAAGCCAACACTAATCCTTATGGCTACAAGTTTTCATGGAGTCCGAAAGGCGTTCTTCTGGCCGGCAGAAACAACGCTAAATACCGTAAAGACGGCAAAGAAATCCTCGTTCCGGGCCCAGAACTTTTCTCCCACTACTGGCATCTTGAGGTGCCCGGTATTGGCGAGCTGGAAGCCTATCCCAACCGCGATTCACTTGGTTATATCGACATTTATGGCCTGCAAGGTATCTCGACGATGTTTCGGGGCACTTTTCGCTACAAAGGCTGGTGCGATACTTTGAAAGCCACCGCCGATATGGGTTATCTTGATGATACGGAAAAAGATTGGACAGGCAAAACCTATGCTGATTTGGGCTGGGAACTTGTGGGCAAAAAACCATCCGGCGACCTTCGAGCGGCATTTGCTGAAAAATTAAATATCCCCACAGACTCATTCATACTCGATAGATTCGAATGGCTTGGACTATTTTCCAATGACCCATTGCCGATTGATAAGGGTGGTGTTATAGATATACTGACAGCCCGCAAACTCGAAAAGATGCCCTACAAAGACGGCGAACGGGATATGATTATTTTATATCACAATTTTATTGCCGAATATCCGAATGGCAAAAAAGAAGAAATCACTTCAACTTTAATTGATTATGGTATTCCTCATGGCGATAGCTCAATGTCGCGTACTGTTAGCCTTCCCGCCGCAATTGGGTCACGCATGATACTTGACGGTAAATTCGATAAACCCGGCGTATGGGTACCTGTCATCCCCGAACTCTACAATCCTGTTCTTGATGAACTCGAAACCTTAGACATCAAGTGTGTGGAAAAATCAAAAGTTCTTTAA